A segment of the Saccopteryx leptura isolate mSacLep1 chromosome 11, mSacLep1_pri_phased_curated, whole genome shotgun sequence genome:
GTTGCAATAAATTGCACATTTCTATCTCAGCTGCATGCGTAATATCCTTCCATTTAGCTCCTACAAATGTGCTAACCAATGTAGTCGCCTATTAGCTTTTCTTAACATCTGTATGAAGTAAcctataaatattataattctcTGTAAagattctagttttgttttttgttttttaattatttactgattttacagagagagaaggcaggtgaTGAGaggtatcaattcatagttgctttactttagttgttcattgctcgcTTGTTGTTTgcgtcttgactgggcaagcccagggtttcaaaccagcgacctcagcatcctagtttgatgctctatccattgtgccaccacaggtcaggctaaagattctaattttttaaaggttgaaagaattagagagaaagagattgccTTGCCAGTTATAAACCAGAGCTGGAAGTCTAAAGGACACAATTTCAATCTAGTCCGTATAGGATTGAAACCAAATTAAAATGCAGAATATTCGCAGCTCCCATTTCTGAGGAGATTTACATCTTCAATTTCCACCTGCTTCCCTGACCTGCAAGGAAGCCTGGCATATAAAAcctgaaaattatttcaataggTAACacataatgtgatttttttctttttagatttaatGGCTGATATTACATTTTCGCAGctatttgaacttttaaaattataaatattgcaTGCACGTGGCTAGAAAATTATATGCTTCGGCTAAAAGGACTTAGAATAAATAGTAGCTGAATTCTTTTCTAGCTCTGCTGTCCAGAGGCAACCACGTTGAATGTTAGGGCTTTATGTGGTTAAATCTTATCTCTAAAAAGTGCTTATTTTTCCAccatttttaaaagcagttttaaatattgtttaatgACTCTCTGctctataaaaatgaagattTAGGTCACTTAGCTAAAAGCCAGTTTCTTTCTTGTCTCCTCATAATCTGCTTATGATGGTTCACAGTTCGACACTTTATCAATTTTGTCACTTCAAGCCTCGCATTTAaatctttattgtttttcatcaACTATAAGAAAATTCTTTTAACACCATGTGTTTTTAAATGGGAAGTTAGTTACaccccatcttttttcttttttttttttcatctcttctccCAATTGTTAACTCTCTCTCCATATGGCCCTTACCTATCCGACGTCAGCATGGTTGGAAGCATCTTGCCTTCTCTGTACTCATACCGCCGAGGAAACATCTGCTCTCTGTCATTAGTTTGGGGGCTGACTCTACAAGTTCAGCGTGCATGTTATTACAGCGATGCTCACGTTCTTTAGGAGCTAAGTGGTGGGCTCGGATGTTTTCTACGTTCTCCACATCTGTGCCATCCCGGGGGGAGATGAGGTCAAGGTCAAATGAAGTCTCCTCTTACGCACATCGGTAGATGCCTTCGCCACACCCAATTTCTCCTGGGGGGTCTCAGACTGTAGTTTCATAGACCAGCTCCTCTTATTGCCAAGACCTCCCTCCTGGAGATGTCCCTGCCCGTTCTGGATTAATTGCTCTCGTGACCGAGGGCACAGCTGTCTGAGACAAGGAAAGCCACCCCTTTCCTGTTCTCGTGCCTCGTCCTTCTCAGTGTACTTGCTTACTTTGCTACTTGCTATCTATTCTCAAATAACTCCCCAAGAACACAGTGCAGTGTAGGCAAACGTTGGAAAGTTTGTGGGTCAGAAAATACTCTATCTCCCTCTGATTTCTGCCCCCTAAATAAAAAGGCACTGATGCCCATTTTCAGCATCCAGCATTGATGATGAGAGGCCCAATGCCCGTCTGATCCTTATCCATTTGCATGCGGCCAGCTCACGCTGTCTCTCTGAAAAGTTCCAATTTCTTCTCTTTATCGTGAATCTTCTAAATTTcacagtgatttttaaagtatttattattattattcattaggATGTGCCCTTTTAATTCCAATATTTAGGTTTTGAAACTTGGAAAAGTCCTTAGTGATTTTCAATATACTTGAATTTTCATGCATTTACCCTCAGtgaatttagaaatatttggtTGGCCATGACACTTTCACTCGTGTGTTCAGAGAATATACTCAACGTTGTAGCGATCGCTGAAGTAATAGTATAAATGGTTATCTCCCAGCATGTCCCTAACTGCACGATGTAGTAGTCGTCCAGTTCTGAATACTTCTCACGAGGAAGCGCCACTCTGGAGCTAGCTGTATTCTTGACTTGCTTTGGAgatctgttctttctcttccaaaCCCACAGGAACCATTAGGAACAAACTAGAAATATATTGATTCTAAGGACAGGCAGAAGAGAATGGAAGAAACATGgaacaaaaaggacaaaaacattttgagtcaaaagaaaataaaacagaaaggaaataaaggttATAAATGGATAGGAAAGAATATTCCtctgtttagatcaggggtccccaaactacggcccgcgggtcacatgcagccccctgaggccatttatccggcccctgccgcacacctggaaggggcacctctttcattggtggtcagtgagaggagcatagttcccattgaaatactggtcagtttgttgatttaaatttacttgttctctattttaaatattgtattcgttcccattttgtttttttactttaaaataagatatgtgtagtgtgcatagggatttgttcatagtttttttatagtccggccctccaacggtctgagggacagtgaactggccccctgtgtaaaaagtttggggacccctggtttagatgagAGGTCAACATTTAAGGGACTCAGATTGTGTTTCCCAATGGTAACAATGCACCACTTTTAAATGTTACTGTTTAAAATCTCACAAAATACCTGGGAATTTCTGTTTGGTTTAGGTCTATACATTTATGAATTCcaagattttcctaaaatcttgtTTGGTAAAAATActacagtttttaaagaaagttatgAATTTTGCCATGTCTACTGCAACGATGGATTGTTTATCTCTTTCCTGACACGTGATTCCAGGGACCAAGGGCTTGAGTTGTGGGGGGCTGCCTGTCCTTGGCCATGCTGTGACTTTCCTGGCAAGCCCTGCTATCTGCAAGAGGTGCTCACACTTCAAAACCCTATCTCTGTCCAGAAGCCTGTGGCGGAATTTTTATTGTTCTATTCTATAACGGTATCTTCACCGAAGCTGCAAACGCATCAGCACAAACTGAATCTGCTCACAGAGTTCCTTCTGGCTTGTATCAGTTTGTCTAAAGTCCTAAAGCacaggggccgggggtggggcagAGCGACTGACCAGGTAAACAGGTCCTGCAACAATTGGTCGAATTTTTCTGACTTCTTAGAAGAGACAGCTGGTGAATCGGTATTCGTGAAAATAGCTTTCCTTGTTTCTTTCCCTCCAGATTGCACAGatcactttctatttttaaactctGTAGTTTAGATTTAAGAGTATTGAGAAGGAAACTCCTCAGGGTTCAACTTATCGTTAAAGGTACAACACTCAACATGAATGATCTTTTGTTCAAAACACGTAATGGTAACCCCACGATTTAGGAGACCCTCTTTTTGCTCTTGCGTGTGTGTTGGCATCATTGTCGGTGGATACCTAATATGTTTACGTTTTTCTCACTTCAGCATGTGGCAAACTGATGAAAATCACCGGCCCAGTTACAATCAAGACATCTGGAACCCGGTTTGGTGCCTGGATGACTGATCCTTTAGCGTcggaaaaaaacaacagagtatGTCGCTTCCACAAATGCCTTTGTTTAAAACTGTGCTTCGTTTATACTTGTGTCTACGGGACTATTCATTTCCTTTAGGGATGTAGTTTCAACTTAAGAACTGTTATATCACTGCCAATATTTTCAGTTTGATAATAGCAACATAGCTACAGATATATGGCAAACGTATTTTAGTAAAATGTTCCTTCTGTAACTCACCAATAGAgtgagtataatttttattcgctttagttttgttttaaactttaaagGGCTAATTGCAAGAATACTAAAACCTGTTTCCTAATGTGAAAACAAACACTAAGTAAGTGAAAAAGTCAAGAGCTAACTAATTCGCAAAGCAAGGTGAAATATTCTTGGAGTCTAGATAGAGGTAATTTCAAAGGAAATAACACCAACTTTGAAGGGTGGGGGTATCTTCGTAAATCAGCAATACCTGTATTATGTAAATCAGTATACTGGGAACCTGGCTTAGCTCTGTTCATGTTCTGTTTCTGAGCTCAGCATGCATTAAGGTTCTTAAGGGTTACATCCAAATGCGTTTAGTAGCTAGGTTAATAAAACAGTTGCATTAAAAAGTAGTTGTGCCTATCAGCTGATCCAATGAACAAGCGTTAGTTACTAGAAGATTCTGTGGTACGCATAAAGGAGAAATAAGTTAAATGGTGTCAAGTTAGACCATGCGTTATTCAGAGCAGGTCACAGAATAAGTAAATTTGCTGAAGGCAGTATTTTTGCAGTTATTGATCACACTGATCTCTCAGGTAACTAAACAGTGATGTGATTTGcactgaaataaaaagagagaagaggagaaaaaggaaagaaagaaagagagagagagaaaaagagagagagagagagagaaagaaccaaGAGCAAATCAAGTTCAAGGCAATAAGCTCAGCTGTTTCCTTTCCTCACAGACCGTGCCTCTATTTTTGCAAAGGCCTGCTCTAGTATCAGCGGTAAGATAACGTGACTTCCGGAGTCTGAGAATAATTACCACGAGCATGTGTtgcctctctttgtctttgcttTGGAATTCTCAGAAAAGTACAGAACTTATGTACTCTgtgttttcctcttcttcctaggTCTGGTACATGGACAGTTACACTAACAACAAAATTGTCCGTGAGTACAAATCCCTGGCGGACTTTGTCAGTGGGGCTGAATCCAGGACCTACAACCTGCCTTTCAAATGGGCAGGAACTAACCACGTTGTCTACAACGGCTCCCTCTATTTCAACAAGTACCAGAGTAACATCATCATCAAGTACAGCTTCGACCTGGGCCGGGTGCTGGCACAGCGCAGCCTGGAGTACGCCGGCTTCCAGAACGTCTACCCCTACACGTGGGGGGGGTTCTCCGACATCGACCTGATGGCTGACGAGATCGGACTGTGGGCCGTGTACGCGACCAACCAGAACGCCGGCAACATCGTCATCAGTCAGCTGAACCAGGACACCTTGGAGGTGGTGAAAAGCTGGAACACCGGGTACCCCAAGAGGAGCGCGGGGGAGTCGTTCATGATCTGCGGAACGCTGTATGTCACCAACTCCCACCTCACGGGAGCCAAGGTGTATTACTCCTACTCCACCAAGACCTCCACGTACGAGTACACAGACATCCCCTTTCATAACCAGTACTTCCACATCTCCATGCTCGACTACAACGCCAGAGATAGAGCGCTCTATGCCTGGAACAATGGTCACCAGGTCCTGTTCAATGTCACCCTTTTCCACATCATTAAGACTGAGGATGACACATAGGCAAATGTCATTTGTTTTCGTTGATCTAAACAGTGTCGCTGGTGAGAAACTCTGTAAGACCCCCTTCTgtccttttctttattataacTTTCCACCATGTCTCCAAAGCATTTTTATTATCAAGTTGGTGTTtcaaaaaaaaagccactgagCCCATCTAACCTGTTGGAAACATATCTTAATCCCTAAATATACAAGGCCTATCATGTTCTTGTCGTGAAAAGCACTAAAAAGAGCATAAGTGGCTAAAGTCATCGTTTTGCAAAAGATTAATGACCTGCCTTATATTAGAGTCAGAGACTAATTTATATTCGAGTCAGAGACTAATGGTAGCTTAAATGCATGAATgtctccctatttttttttttaatttaactttgtcatttttttttttactgtctctagCTCCACATCAAGAAACACTTGGtaggaatcagaaaaaaaaaaaattaaaaaaaaaaaacccaaaaaaccagaAAAGCACTTTCTCCCATTTCTAAAGAAAGATGTGAGGATTTTATTTACACGGAGAAACACTCAGACTCGTGACGCTGTCCCTCAGTCCTCTGAGGCGGTGCTGTACAGTCATTTATAAATCTCTTGCTAACATTTTATCCGCAATACGTATTTCTACCATTGTAACCACCATTGTGCAATTGTGTCTCTTCACTTCTGTGGAagtcagtaatattttttttatatataaaaatacgcAGAAGTTTAATCTCAGTCATTCTTACGGCTCCACTTTCAAGGGTGGTCAAGAAGGAAGCCATCTTCTTGGCTTCCTCCTTCGCCCTAGTAATTGTATTTATTATAAGCTAACAAGAAAATCAAAGGAGGTCCCTTCCATGGAGTCTTTTATTTTACCCCAAGTGGACCGGACCACTGACGCGGAATGCTAAACAGATTCGGTACGGATGAGTGCCTCTGTGCACCCTACTGAACGCGGCTGGGTCACAACAATTGGATTTGAGTTGGCTCTACCCACTTATGATTCAACCAACCAAACTGTGTTCTTCGTAACTGAATATATTAGTGTTTTATCTTTTACACACAACTCGAAATACTGTAATTTCTCGTGTCAGGATTCTTAACAGTACATGAAGCACatataaaaactctttaaaaaattctgcAACATCATCTGAATTCATATTATAAACGCTGGAGAGTTACTGGCAAGGTTTGTGCAAAGGCAAATTATGGGAAGACTTGAGAGAGTTATCTGTGTGGATTAAATGTGCAAAATAACCAATTTAGGAGGCAGCCAGCCCCTTGTTATCCTGACTCACTGTGTGTGAAGAAATAACGGAACCAAAAAAGAcagctttaaaaatgttatctaAGTAACTCCCAAAACATATTATCAATATATGTCAAATGTGTCACTGAGTTTGGATGGATTTCCCatatattgaaaaaaaacttACCTAACACAGCTTTACAGGAACTAGTCTGAGTTgggtttcataatttaaaaagtatagaataaataatatataacttaAATTGTTGTAAATGTTTAGTTTCACGCATACATCATATTGTAATTTCCTTTGTAAAATAAGGCTGTAACAATTCAGATCAAGCATTGTGTAAGGAAATGCTAATATTCTAGAGTAACTCATTCCAATCATCACAAGTAAAACATCATTCTCCAATAGCTCACTGTCGACAATGTAGGATTAAATAACCCAATCTTGAAAGTGTCAAAGTTTAACAaagatgtctctctttctcaactctctctctctttttttgcctcctgggtccTTTTGCAATgttgtctttcttctctttgaaAACATCTATCAAAGTTCTCCTCTGCTTCTGAGCATTAGAAAATGTAGGGTATACACTCATCATCATATACACACCACAAACATCATCAGCCAACACTTGCTATATCAAGCGTTTGTGTGAAGAAAGTCACCTtcagaaatgaatgaatttttaagTATGGCCTCTACTGCATAGCCAGATCTTCATTACTTGTggggtttttatttcttaaacgaTGTAATATGGTATCATGTACGTACGTCCAAAACCTAGACCACCACAGCTTTGTGTGAGGTGTGCAGCTTGTGAAGCACTTTCCTGTCTTCTGTGTGGGGTTCGCCACCACGCCCATTCATGGTGTTTGTGCTGCCGGGGACGCACAGACTCTGTGACCGTCAACGGAACCGGGtaacatgcatttaaaaatgtgatttgcATTCAACACTTACAgtttaaaagcatttttcttaataaattatcAGTTTTGTGCCTGAAATAAATAAGAACTTACTCTAAACActgtttcaattctttttttttttttaaatctccaataaaataaatcttatgaGGGGAataaggactttttaaaaatcatccatATAATCCAATCAGAAAAGAGACTCAAGCTGAGGGAGTCTTCATCTTGAGCAAACTGTGTAACTGGCCTTTTCTAAATTAGCCAGATCGTGAATAAACTCCCATGTTATTCAAATAATAATGTGATCAGGGTCGGATTGGGTTTGGGTGACGCTTGTGTTCATGGGGCTTAAAGCACAAAACTTATTACCTGTACCTGCGCAAATGATGGTGTTTCAGTGCATtacttagagagagagacaaaggagaaaacGGCAGATGTCCATCTGCAACATGACAAGTGACTAGATGAGATTCACCATAAACTCAGAACCTGTGGTTCCTATCCACACACTCAAGAGTCATTTCATCCTTATAATCCATAGTATTCTCTCGGATCAAATTGTATCTTCAGAAAATTCATCCTTATTCCTAATAAGAAAATGGCCTTTATATCTGAAAATCACTACTAAACATACAGGTACAAGTTTTTCAAacagaagaatatttttaaaacataactgTATAAAAGTATACTTCTgtttatctaaaaacaaaactttttctaTGAAGTTaggttttaaaaacaataatcctTTAGCTTGACTGTCCCTCAAGAAgagagttatttaaaaaaatcttgtctCCTTAGCattcaagattatttttttctgtagatgGCAAATTTGAATATAATAGATAGAACATTAAAAGTATCCCTTCAATTTAGAGCAAATATGGAAAATACAGACATAGCAGAGCGTCTTAAAGCCAAGCCTTATAGAAATATACTtctgaaaaaagaattaaaaatcgtATCTTGCTGACTTGGTAAGGCACGTTTTAGCCCTTCCTAAATGTACATCTGGAGTTTCTATGACATTAAAGAATGCTGCGTTACAGACAAAGCCTACTTTGTCTCCTCCACCGTCATCACATGACTTGTGGACCATGAGGGAGGAGCTACTGAAAAGTGGTCTACCTGGCACTATTGGCAGGGGggcattaattaaaatttaaacgcTATAATACAAAGCCTTAATCTCTCCCTACCACCACCAGAAACAGTCTTTCTAGAAAGGCTCAGAGGCACAATCACTCAATTCCGTAGGCTGCACTCATACCGAAATCAATATCATGAAATAGCTTTTGGTTCTAAAATTAAGTAAACTCAGCATAAATCTCTTAGCAAATAATTTGTCATAATCAGTGACTCTTCAGAGGTCTGGGGCTTAGTAAAACTTGTTCTGCTGAATTTGTACTAGAAAAAGTACAATATAAACATTAGCTTATGGAAGAAGAACCAACTTTACTGAAATCTCTTGTTTTTCTGTGAAAGAATGAATTCAATTGATGACAATCACTTGAATTATAAGACTGCTACACCGTTTAACCAATCCGAAAGAAATCCTCCCAATTCCCTTTACCAAGTTGATTTCTCTGCCTCACATCTTATAATTATGTTGTACAGTTTATCTCTATTGACCGAACCATTTCATCTGGTTTATAGAAACTTTAATTATGTTTGGGGTCAGTCTTGTCCCCAAAATGTCAAACCGGTTGGCAGAAAACCTCTCCCCTCTCCAGCTCGGTTTATCAATTGCCAAATAAATTCTATAAGTCTAAATTATTATTAGGCAtgacttaaataaaatataaggagcACCTAAAGTTTTACCTTGCCAAGAGCACCTAGTAACTTTCATAAATATAACCATCTTAAAACATGATTCCCAATTAGAGTTGTAAAGCAGCATGGCAGCCGTGGAAGACAGCTCAAGAATACCTTAGTGGGACAAGAAGTTTTCTGGTAAACCACACAAACACATGCTGCTCAGGACCCAGCTGCCTCTCTCCCAACACCTAGTCTTTCCAGAAGAGCTTGTCCCTATTAAAAAATACTGCCATAATGTATCATTCCCTACACCACAATTCACTTGAAAATACTGCACCTCAGCAGACATTTCTGGAAAATAAGTATTCTATGAATGACAAAAGGTCTTGAAAATAGAGCAAGAAATGAGCTAACAGGAGCATCAGCCATTTTAGACTTACGCACGTTATAGAAATTTATCGCACTGCTTAATAAAGCATTATCTAGCCAGCTCTTTCTCTATCCCATTCTTGACTTCACGTCAATTCATGTATGT
Coding sequences within it:
- the OLFM3 gene encoding noelin-3, with protein sequence MQAASNLLNVLLLALLAGFEPSKTQISPKEGWQVYSSAQDPDGRCICTVVAPEQNLCSRDAKSRQLRQLLEKVQNMSQSIEVLNLRTQRDFQYVLKMETQMKGLKAKFRQIEDDRKTLMTKHFQELKEKMDELLPLIPVLEQYKTDAKLITQFKEEIRNLSAVLTGIQEEIGAYDYEELHQRVLSLETRLRDCMKKLTCGKLMKITGPVTIKTSGTRFGAWMTDPLASEKNNRVWYMDSYTNNKIVREYKSLADFVSGAESRTYNLPFKWAGTNHVVYNGSLYFNKYQSNIIIKYSFDLGRVLAQRSLEYAGFQNVYPYTWGGFSDIDLMADEIGLWAVYATNQNAGNIVISQLNQDTLEVVKSWNTGYPKRSAGESFMICGTLYVTNSHLTGAKVYYSYSTKTSTYEYTDIPFHNQYFHISMLDYNARDRALYAWNNGHQVLFNVTLFHIIKTEDDT